In Odontesthes bonariensis isolate fOdoBon6 chromosome 20, fOdoBon6.hap1, whole genome shotgun sequence, a genomic segment contains:
- the LOC142370044 gene encoding uncharacterized protein LOC142370044, translating to MPSTKVIKPKPVEATKKTLVKTKPVKVIATSGAGSELEVPAVRQSRASSCPRYLQQQQQQQGRCERSIAGVRGLASKPGCERRVRSTSTAPKLTEKDPRTNPDHRRATSSVRQTAVNPKCRDTTVFASQRELRGARAETRYTIQSSKAFTVIPPNPKKRREIQRKAEAELAALEELRLSRAMAYVSINPSSVGGCMSLEEVRLKQQQEMMQAKRKQKQIKTQVMEETPVLTS from the exons ATGCCCTCAACAAAAGTGATTAAACCCAAACCTGTGGAGGCGACCAAGAAAACACTGGTTAAAACCAAACCTGTGAAGGTAATAGCAACCAGCGGGGCAGGAAGTGAACTCGAAGTGCCTGCTGTGCGTCAAAGCCGCGCGTCGAGCTGCCCGAggtacctgcagcagcagcagcagcagcagggcagGTGCGAGAGGAGCATCGCCGGGGTGCGGGGATTAGCCTCCAAACCGGGCTGCGAGAGGAGAGTCAGGTCCACATCCACTGCTCCAAAACTCACAGAGAAGGACCCCAGAACCAACCCGGACCACCGGAGGGCGACCAGCTCCGTTAGACAGACTGCAGTCAACCCAAAATGCCGGGACACGACAGTGTTTGCGAGTCAGAGGGAGCTGCGGGGCGCCAGAGCCGAGACGCGGTATACGATTCAGAG ttcTAAAGCTTTCACAGTCATCCCCCCAAAtccaaagaaaagaagagagatCCAGAGAA AAGCGGAGGCGGAGCTCGCCGCTTTAGAGGAGCTTCGGCTGAGCAGAGCGATGGCCTACGTGTCCATTAATCCCAGTAGTGTTG GTGGCTGCATGAGTCTGGAGGAAGTacggcttaaacagcagcaggaaaTGATGCAAGCAAAGAGGAAACAGAAGCAG ATAAAGacacaggtgatggaggaaACACCTGTCCTGACGAGCTGA